A part of Candidatus Methylacidiphilales bacterium genomic DNA contains:
- a CDS encoding LptF/LptG family permease: protein MKILHRYVFRQVLMAAFAAIGVLTSIILLLDGSKRIFGLLMDNDIPFLIILKMLALLLPQALTVTIPLGLLVAVLLVFGRMSHDQEIQIIRSSGLGLIPFIAPVVLFSIFMSLVCFYNNAMLAPTCMTTFKTMLVDMGRNNPTVLIRAQEPITKFNGFNLYVDKKYGNTVEGVYIWEMGPNGLPKRSMRADRGILNADLQDMTLTITLFNARQEERGADPTVLNQIQSGMRAAQLPIRVPLGDMLDTSRVKTVNVMTFGELRYRIFSSNATGLNFTPLLTELQKRLAFPMACFTFVLVGIPLAITTGRKETSIGFVMGIAIFIFYYLMVVVAMALRETASAWPELIVWTPNLIFQSAGIWLLWRVNRHPL from the coding sequence GTGAAGATTCTTCATCGATATGTATTCAGGCAGGTTTTGATGGCGGCTTTTGCGGCCATCGGGGTCTTGACCAGCATTATCCTGCTTCTGGACGGGTCGAAACGGATCTTCGGCCTCTTGATGGACAATGACATTCCCTTTCTGATTATTTTGAAAATGCTGGCCCTGCTTTTGCCGCAGGCCCTGACCGTCACCATACCGCTGGGCCTGCTGGTGGCGGTGCTGCTGGTGTTCGGCAGGATGTCGCATGACCAGGAGATCCAGATCATCCGTTCGTCCGGCCTTGGGTTGATCCCGTTTATTGCGCCAGTGGTTTTGTTCAGCATCTTCATGAGCCTGGTCTGTTTTTACAACAATGCCATGCTGGCCCCGACCTGCATGACCACTTTCAAAACGATGCTGGTCGATATGGGCCGCAACAATCCCACCGTGTTGATCCGGGCCCAGGAGCCGATCACGAAATTCAACGGCTTTAATTTGTACGTGGACAAGAAATACGGCAACACGGTTGAGGGCGTGTATATCTGGGAAATGGGGCCGAATGGGCTGCCCAAGCGCAGTATGAGGGCCGACCGCGGGATTTTGAACGCGGACTTGCAGGACATGACCCTGACCATCACGCTGTTCAACGCCCGGCAGGAGGAGCGTGGGGCGGATCCGACTGTGCTGAACCAGATCCAGTCCGGCATGAGGGCGGCGCAATTGCCGATCCGGGTCCCGCTGGGTGACATGCTGGACACGTCCCGGGTGAAGACGGTCAATGTCATGACGTTCGGGGAGCTGCGGTACCGGATATTTTCGTCGAACGCGACCGGGTTGAATTTTACGCCGCTGTTGACGGAATTGCAGAAACGGCTGGCATTTCCGATGGCCTGTTTCACATTTGTGCTGGTCGGCATACCGCTGGCGATAACAACCGGGCGCAAGGAGACGTCGATCGGTTTTGTCATGGGCATCGCGATTTTCATCTTTTATTACCTGATGGTGGTGGTGGCGATGGCGTTGAGGGAAACCGCCTCGGCCTGGCCCGAGTTGATTGTCTGGACGCCCAACCTGATTTTTCAGTCCGCCGGAATCTGGCTCTTGTGGCGCGTCAACCGGCATCCGCTTTAA
- a CDS encoding transcriptional repressor, with translation MTAPQVGQRQTRQRDSILRVLESAGGPLSVPQIHERSQKKGLKVGIATVYRTVNLLQDAGLILPVALPGGETRYEPASRGHHHHFQCRKCGRVDDLSGCLLSSAVERMLPRGYKLEGHEITLSGLCPACNRKKRAG, from the coding sequence GTGACAGCCCCGCAAGTTGGACAACGGCAGACACGGCAGCGCGACAGTATTCTGCGCGTTTTGGAAAGCGCGGGCGGCCCGCTTTCGGTTCCGCAAATTCATGAGCGCTCGCAAAAAAAGGGGCTCAAGGTGGGGATAGCGACCGTGTATCGCACCGTGAACTTGTTGCAGGATGCGGGCTTGATTCTTCCGGTGGCCCTGCCTGGCGGGGAGACGCGTTATGAGCCTGCGAGCCGGGGGCATCATCACCATTTCCAATGCCGCAAATGTGGAAGGGTGGATGACTTGAGCGGTTGCCTGTTATCGTCCGCTGTGGAAAGGATGCTGCCCCGGGGATACAAGTTGGAAGGGCACGAAATCACGTTGTCCGGCCTCTGTCCGGCCTGCAATCGGAAGAAGCGCGCCGGATAA
- a CDS encoding RNA polymerase sigma factor encodes MNPDPSNNVQNTGAGSHDESWLPGAREGREEAWAEIHRHYYKGLWSAVNQILHDETLSEDVVQEAFLKAYRQIRRFEGHSRFSTWLYRIALNQAYDVLRKTKRRSKYLGLFPVQEEDETVPLEAIDPHTPIDDVERADHQLALSKALATLAPEHRAVVELRLVQGFSTDETAQILKCRRGTVLSRLFYSCQRLKKVLEKYRHEL; translated from the coding sequence ATGAATCCGGATCCCTCCAACAACGTCCAAAACACAGGAGCGGGGTCTCATGACGAATCCTGGCTGCCGGGGGCTCGCGAGGGCCGTGAGGAGGCTTGGGCGGAAATACACCGCCATTATTATAAAGGACTTTGGAGTGCCGTGAACCAGATTTTACATGATGAAACATTGTCCGAGGACGTGGTCCAGGAGGCGTTTTTAAAGGCGTACCGGCAAATCCGCCGCTTCGAAGGCCATTCCCGCTTCAGCACCTGGCTTTACCGCATCGCCCTCAACCAGGCGTACGACGTCCTGCGCAAAACCAAACGGAGAAGCAAATATCTCGGCCTTTTCCCCGTGCAGGAAGAAGACGAAACCGTACCGCTGGAGGCAATCGACCCCCACACACCCATCGACGATGTGGAGCGCGCCGACCACCAACTCGCCCTCTCAAAAGCCCTGGCCACACTGGCGCCCGAACATCGCGCAGTGGTGGAATTGCGACTCGTGCAGGGATTTTCAACCGATGAAACCGCGCAAATTTTAAAGTGCAGGCGTGGGACCGTTCTTTCCCGCCTGTTT
- a CDS encoding zinc ABC transporter substrate-binding protein: protein MNLARALIFICLFAVAACEAAPVQIASFSTITTEIAREVGGDRVQVAGLVGPGVDPHAFEPTPEDLKVVARADLVLTLGRHLENYVSKLRQSAGTKAVLLEVGNLLPSPKVQDEEAVEGGTGKQEEDPHWWHSIENMKQATRVLGRAMEGLDPKGKAAYEHNADLYIARLDALESWARRGIALLPRDRRKLVTSHDAFHYFAAEYGFAIYPIQGLSTEDEPSSQKVARIIEMIKREHVKAVFFESIENPKVITEITRESGAVPGGKLYADGLGAENGDAATYEGMFKHNVLTLVNALK, encoded by the coding sequence ATGAACTTGGCGCGTGCCTTGATTTTTATCTGTCTGTTTGCAGTCGCAGCCTGCGAGGCCGCCCCCGTGCAGATCGCCAGCTTTTCCACCATCACAACGGAAATCGCCCGCGAAGTGGGCGGAGACCGGGTTCAGGTTGCAGGACTGGTCGGACCGGGGGTGGACCCGCATGCGTTCGAGCCGACGCCGGAAGATCTCAAGGTGGTTGCGCGCGCAGACCTGGTTCTGACCCTGGGCCGCCATTTGGAAAATTATGTCAGCAAGTTGCGGCAGAGTGCCGGGACCAAGGCCGTATTGCTCGAGGTTGGTAATTTGCTGCCCTCGCCGAAAGTACAGGATGAAGAAGCCGTCGAAGGCGGCACGGGAAAGCAGGAGGAAGATCCGCACTGGTGGCACAGCATTGAAAACATGAAGCAAGCCACGCGCGTGTTAGGGAGAGCGATGGAGGGACTCGATCCGAAAGGAAAAGCCGCTTACGAACACAATGCAGACCTTTATATTGCCCGATTGGACGCGCTTGAGAGTTGGGCCCGCAGGGGAATTGCATTGCTTCCGAGGGACCGGCGCAAACTGGTAACCTCGCATGACGCGTTCCACTATTTCGCAGCGGAATACGGATTTGCAATTTACCCGATCCAAGGCCTCAGCACGGAAGATGAGCCGTCCTCCCAAAAAGTGGCCCGGATCATCGAGATGATCAAACGGGAACATGTCAAAGCCGTGTTTTTCGAGAGTATTGAAAATCCCAAGGTGATCACTGAGATCACCAGGGAAAGCGGAGCGGTGCCGGGCGGTAAATTGTATGCGGACGGCCTGGGTGCAGAGAACGGGGACGCCGCGACCTACGAGGGAATGTTCAAACACAATGTCCTGACCCTTGTGAATGCA